One window of the Carassius auratus strain Wakin chromosome 20, ASM336829v1, whole genome shotgun sequence genome contains the following:
- the rsph3 gene encoding radial spoke head protein 3 homolog isoform X1, with product MASSLQTQHETQSGVYTFSSRPRAVPNRPKYRQSAPLLGPVHISNEEQSSYGNIMYDRRVVRGNTYAQPILPITSQPDPVEFLKQQEARKRALSRKRLKEQFGPKTPEPLEGRMNIDVQTEMYLEELSDHIEDVSVECQTDMFLDKPATPLFIPAKTGRDAATQIEEGELFDFDVEVQPVLQVLVGKTIEQALLEVLEEEELASLRNQQQVFREIRDAELVEVQRLEERERRLRVEKENRIKQQKAVLEEEKETADKIAARAFAQQYLSDLLPSVYSNLKDCGYFYDPVQRDIETGFLPWLMEEVTSTLEQRYVARTVLDMLIQDVTNQRLEAFQMKE from the exons ATGGCATCTAGTTTACAGACGCAACACGAGACGCAAAGCGGAGTTTATACGTTCTCCAGTCGTCCGCGTGCGGTTCCCAACCGCCCCAAATACAGACAAAGCGCTCCGCTgct CGGTCCCGTGCACATCAG CAATGAAGAACAGAGCAGTTATGGAAACATCATGTATGACCGACGTGTTGTCAGAGGAAATACATACGCTCAACCCATCCTACCCATT aCATCTCAGCCCGATCCAGTTGAGTTCCTGAAACAGCAGGAGGCCAGAAAAAGAGCATTGTCCAGAAAACGACTGAAGGAGCAGTTTGGCCCGAAAACACCAGAACCCCTAGAAGGCAGAATGAACATAGATGTGCAGACAG AGATGTATCTGGAAGAGCTGAGCGATCACATAGAGGACGTCAGTGTGGAATGCCAAACAGACATGTTCCTGGACAAACCGGCCACTCCCCTCTTCATCCCGGCCAAAACTGGACGAGATGCAGCCACACAGATAGAGGAAGGAGAG CTGTTTGATTTCGACGTGGAGGTCCAGCCCGTGCTGCAGGTGTTGGTGGGAAAGACAATCGAGCAGGCATTGCTGGAAGtgctggaggaggaggagctgGCCAGCCTGAGGAATCAGCAGCAGGTGTTCAGGGAGATCCGGGACGCTGAGCTGGTGGAGGTGCAGAGGCTGGAGGAGAGGGAACGGCGCCTCCGTGTGGAGAAG GAGAACCGGATAAAGCAGCAGAAGGCCGTGCTGGAAGAAGAGAAGGAGACAGCAGATAAAATCGCTGCGAGAGCATTTGCTCAGCAGTATTTGTCTGACTTGTTGCCCTCAGTCTATTCCAATCTAAAGGATTGTGGCTACTTCTATGACCCTGTGCAGAGAG ATATAGAGACCGGATTCCTCCCTTGGCTGATGGAAGAAGTCACCAGTACTTTAGAACAGAGATATGTAGCAAGAACAGTGCTTGACA TGCTCATTCAAGACGTCACTAACCAAAGACTTGAGGCCTTTCAGATGAAAGAATGA
- the rsph3 gene encoding radial spoke head protein 3 homolog isoform X2: MASSLQTQHETQSGVYTFSSRPRAVPNRPKYRQSAPLLNEEQSSYGNIMYDRRVVRGNTYAQPILPITSQPDPVEFLKQQEARKRALSRKRLKEQFGPKTPEPLEGRMNIDVQTEMYLEELSDHIEDVSVECQTDMFLDKPATPLFIPAKTGRDAATQIEEGELFDFDVEVQPVLQVLVGKTIEQALLEVLEEEELASLRNQQQVFREIRDAELVEVQRLEERERRLRVEKENRIKQQKAVLEEEKETADKIAARAFAQQYLSDLLPSVYSNLKDCGYFYDPVQRDIETGFLPWLMEEVTSTLEQRYVARTVLDMLIQDVTNQRLEAFQMKE; this comes from the exons ATGGCATCTAGTTTACAGACGCAACACGAGACGCAAAGCGGAGTTTATACGTTCTCCAGTCGTCCGCGTGCGGTTCCCAACCGCCCCAAATACAGACAAAGCGCTCCGCTgct CAATGAAGAACAGAGCAGTTATGGAAACATCATGTATGACCGACGTGTTGTCAGAGGAAATACATACGCTCAACCCATCCTACCCATT aCATCTCAGCCCGATCCAGTTGAGTTCCTGAAACAGCAGGAGGCCAGAAAAAGAGCATTGTCCAGAAAACGACTGAAGGAGCAGTTTGGCCCGAAAACACCAGAACCCCTAGAAGGCAGAATGAACATAGATGTGCAGACAG AGATGTATCTGGAAGAGCTGAGCGATCACATAGAGGACGTCAGTGTGGAATGCCAAACAGACATGTTCCTGGACAAACCGGCCACTCCCCTCTTCATCCCGGCCAAAACTGGACGAGATGCAGCCACACAGATAGAGGAAGGAGAG CTGTTTGATTTCGACGTGGAGGTCCAGCCCGTGCTGCAGGTGTTGGTGGGAAAGACAATCGAGCAGGCATTGCTGGAAGtgctggaggaggaggagctgGCCAGCCTGAGGAATCAGCAGCAGGTGTTCAGGGAGATCCGGGACGCTGAGCTGGTGGAGGTGCAGAGGCTGGAGGAGAGGGAACGGCGCCTCCGTGTGGAGAAG GAGAACCGGATAAAGCAGCAGAAGGCCGTGCTGGAAGAAGAGAAGGAGACAGCAGATAAAATCGCTGCGAGAGCATTTGCTCAGCAGTATTTGTCTGACTTGTTGCCCTCAGTCTATTCCAATCTAAAGGATTGTGGCTACTTCTATGACCCTGTGCAGAGAG ATATAGAGACCGGATTCCTCCCTTGGCTGATGGAAGAAGTCACCAGTACTTTAGAACAGAGATATGTAGCAAGAACAGTGCTTGACA TGCTCATTCAAGACGTCACTAACCAAAGACTTGAGGCCTTTCAGATGAAAGAATGA